From bacterium, the proteins below share one genomic window:
- a CDS encoding DUF433 domain-containing protein — protein MNEFTGKVHSDPKICSGKPCIKGTRIPVHLILDLLAAGENYEGIKRAYPNLKDDDIEACIKYAAFLADEEAGVIV, from the coding sequence ATGAATGAATTTACTGGTAAGGTACACAGTGACCCAAAGATTTGTAGTGGTAAGCCCTGTATTAAGGGGACACGCATTCCTGTCCATCTTATTCTTGACTTATTGGCTGCTGGTGAAAATTATGAAGGTATAAAGAGAGCATATCCTAATCTTAAAGATGATGACATTGAGGCCTGTATAAAATATGCTGCCTTCTTAGCCGATGAGGAAGCGGGTGTGATTGTATGA
- a CDS encoding replication-associated recombination protein A, which produces MNLFEKFQSVGSPLADRVRPQTLTEFVGQSHLVGPNGPIRKAIERGEIPSMVFWGPPGSGKTTLARIIAKLRDYRFVSFSAVLSGIDDVRRVSREAKLYRGQGKRTILFIDEIHRFNKAQQDAFLPYVEDGTIILIGATTENPSFELIPPLLSRTTVYIFKKLSEHEIIKIINRAIKLDEGLKEHNLEIKESTKEYLSRVADGDTRVALNILEFVALTTAPKNGKKNVTLSAIKRAIQECPLLYDKKGEEHYNLISAFIKSLRGSDPDAALYWLARMIESGEDPIFIVRRLVIFASEDIGNADPQALVVATSCKSAIELVGMPEGFLPLAQSTIYLATAPKSNTALIAYRHALEDVKKYGSLPVPLHLRNPVTKLMRNIGYGKGYKYPHSYKNHWVKESYLPEKLKGSKYYTPGDLGFEQEIKKRIKKSGATD; this is translated from the coding sequence GACCACAGACTCTAACTGAATTTGTTGGTCAATCCCATCTTGTAGGCCCAAATGGTCCTATAAGAAAAGCAATTGAGAGAGGTGAGATACCGAGTATGGTTTTCTGGGGTCCACCCGGAAGTGGCAAGACTACTCTTGCACGAATTATTGCAAAATTGAGAGATTACAGATTTGTAAGCTTCAGCGCTGTTCTCTCTGGTATAGACGATGTGCGAAGAGTATCACGTGAGGCAAAACTTTATAGAGGTCAGGGGAAGCGGACAATATTATTTATTGACGAGATACATCGCTTCAATAAAGCGCAACAAGATGCTTTCCTGCCATATGTTGAGGATGGGACAATCATTTTAATAGGGGCAACTACAGAGAACCCATCATTTGAACTAATACCACCACTTCTATCCCGTACCACTGTATACATATTTAAAAAGCTAAGTGAGCATGAGATAATCAAAATTATTAATAGAGCTATTAAACTTGATGAGGGGCTAAAAGAACATAACTTAGAAATTAAAGAATCAACAAAAGAATACTTATCTCGTGTAGCCGATGGTGATACACGTGTTGCATTAAACATTCTTGAATTTGTCGCACTCACAACTGCCCCAAAGAATGGAAAAAAGAATGTAACCTTATCTGCAATTAAGAGAGCTATCCAAGAATGTCCTTTACTTTATGACAAAAAGGGTGAAGAGCATTATAATTTAATATCTGCATTCATAAAAAGCTTACGTGGTAGTGATCCCGACGCTGCCCTTTACTGGTTAGCAAGGATGATAGAGTCCGGTGAAGACCCTATATTTATTGTACGTAGGTTAGTAATTTTTGCATCTGAGGACATAGGAAATGCAGACCCGCAAGCACTTGTGGTTGCTACTTCATGTAAGTCAGCAATTGAACTTGTAGGTATGCCAGAAGGCTTTTTACCTTTGGCACAGTCAACAATCTATCTTGCAACTGCACCAAAAAGCAATACTGCACTCATTGCCTACAGACATGCATTAGAGGATGTGAAAAAATACGGCTCACTCCCAGTTCCTTTACATTTAAGGAATCCTGTAACCAAACTTATGCGTAACATAGGTTATGGTAAAGGGTACAAGTATCCACATAGTTACAAAAATCACTGGGTTAAGGAAAGCTATTTACCAGAAAAACTTAAGGGTAGTAAATATTACACTCCTGGGGATTTAGGCTTTGAACAGGAAATTAAGAAAAGAATAAAAAAGAGTGGAGCCACAGATTAA
- a CDS encoding ATP-binding protein, with product MEIIVYFTGSIFFIAALLFVYYTFRNAYIFKKGLGHKAMAVGAITSILSLVPFTINYFSPTNLPIMGFSGLSLWVAAAFLITVGGIIRGRDIQKVHKAPLLNIVFIILPNSKFYFIGIVALVFIGLPFNVVSTFFGAVQLDWMDVVNVSSWAFCFVNLVIGEAILYYITSPIEIEKTMKRERLPLKDDIVATLIYTDLINNFISASMTRWSSHIVNDVLSEWVIKHPVLFDGCHIDNKIDVSTVLKNCGRIDGTDRLNTVLKEFSSLLSHFVKIYSAATSATYANKVLEDTFISIRESYGRTSVIFDILRSLPDGVLETHKLALLSKEELESKVESRTIELRNALEKLSKERETAKKLAELEHQRAMELKKANEEIEKQREYSDSIIRSMIDTLIVVTPDGKIRTINRATEDLLGYKADELVGKPVATIFEEEEIPFKGTRLKKLLENGAITQYAMTYKAKDGEKIPVSFSGSVMRDKQGNLLGIIGIARDTRELKRFTEKLIETSKMTALGQFVAGAAHEINNPLSIITMATQNLLSKFKKASPEALTQKELNNLIEHLEMINRQCMRCSDITHSLLTFAGRGEQIEKVPMSVNKVIGEALRIMGHQLQLSKIKIIDKRKPLPKVLGNSSRLTQVFMNLILNARQSMPKGGNLIIRTFKIGDKIRIEITDTGEGISKENLDRVFEPFFTTRKTGEGTGLGLSIAYSIIKEHGGDIEIESKLGKGTKVIITLPVIQP from the coding sequence ATGGAAATTATCGTATATTTTACGGGTAGCATTTTCTTCATAGCTGCACTTCTGTTTGTATATTACACTTTCCGCAATGCATATATATTCAAAAAGGGGCTTGGTCATAAGGCAATGGCTGTGGGTGCTATTACTTCCATACTTTCACTTGTTCCATTCACTATAAACTACTTTAGCCCTACGAATTTGCCTATTATGGGCTTTTCTGGACTCTCTCTATGGGTAGCTGCTGCTTTTTTAATTACTGTTGGTGGCATTATAAGGGGGAGAGATATACAAAAAGTGCATAAGGCTCCTTTGTTGAATATAGTATTTATAATACTACCGAATAGTAAATTTTATTTTATAGGTATAGTTGCGCTTGTATTTATTGGGCTACCATTCAATGTAGTAAGTACATTTTTTGGTGCTGTCCAACTTGATTGGATGGATGTAGTCAATGTGAGTAGTTGGGCGTTTTGTTTTGTAAATTTAGTAATTGGTGAAGCAATACTTTATTATATTACAAGCCCAATAGAAATAGAAAAGACAATGAAAAGGGAGCGGCTTCCTCTTAAAGATGACATAGTTGCTACATTGATATATACTGATTTGATAAATAATTTTATATCAGCTTCTATGACAAGATGGAGTAGCCATATTGTTAATGATGTCTTAAGTGAATGGGTTATTAAGCATCCAGTGCTTTTTGACGGCTGTCATATAGATAATAAAATAGATGTATCCACTGTTCTAAAAAATTGTGGTAGAATTGATGGAACTGATAGATTAAATACAGTCTTAAAAGAGTTTTCATCTCTTTTATCTCATTTTGTTAAAATTTACAGTGCAGCCACATCGGCTACTTATGCCAATAAAGTGTTAGAAGATACCTTCATATCTATAAGAGAGTCGTACGGCAGGACCTCAGTAATCTTTGACATTCTGCGGTCGCTGCCTGATGGTGTTTTAGAAACTCATAAACTTGCCCTTTTAAGCAAAGAGGAATTAGAGTCAAAAGTTGAATCCCGCACCATAGAATTAAGGAATGCATTAGAAAAGTTGAGTAAAGAGAGGGAGACAGCTAAAAAATTAGCTGAATTGGAGCACCAAAGAGCAATGGAATTAAAGAAAGCAAATGAAGAAATTGAAAAGCAGAGGGAGTACTCAGATAGTATTATCAGGTCTATGATTGATACCCTGATTGTAGTAACTCCGGATGGTAAAATAAGGACAATTAACCGGGCGACTGAGGACCTTTTAGGGTATAAAGCTGATGAACTGGTTGGTAAACCAGTTGCTACTATTTTTGAAGAAGAAGAAATACCATTTAAGGGAACAAGGTTGAAGAAGTTATTAGAAAATGGGGCTATCACACAATATGCTATGACTTATAAAGCAAAGGATGGTGAAAAGATTCCAGTCAGTTTTTCTGGTTCAGTGATGCGAGATAAACAAGGTAATTTATTGGGCATTATTGGTATAGCACGAGATACACGTGAACTTAAGCGTTTTACAGAAAAGCTAATAGAGACGAGCAAGATGACTGCTTTAGGTCAATTTGTAGCTGGTGCTGCACATGAGATAAATAATCCGTTGAGTATAATAACTATGGCTACACAGAACTTACTCTCTAAGTTTAAAAAGGCATCACCTGAAGCACTTACCCAAAAAGAGCTCAATAACTTGATAGAGCACTTGGAAATGATAAACAGGCAGTGTATGAGATGCAGTGACATAACTCATAGCTTACTCACTTTTGCAGGTAGAGGAGAACAGATAGAAAAAGTTCCTATGAGTGTAAATAAAGTTATAGGAGAAGCACTCCGTATAATGGGTCATCAGTTACAACTCTCTAAAATTAAAATAATAGATAAAAGAAAGCCTCTGCCTAAGGTATTAGGTAATAGTTCACGATTAACTCAGGTTTTTATGAATTTAATCTTGAATGCACGTCAGTCTATGCCTAAGGGAGGAAACCTAATTATCAGGACATTTAAGATAGGAGATAAAATAAGGATTGAAATTACTGATACTGGTGAAGGTATTTCTAAAGAAAACTTAGATAGAGTATTTGAGCCATTTTTTACTACAAGGAAGACAGGAGAGGGGACTGGCCTTGGTCTATCCATTGCCTATTCTATCATTAAAGAGCATGGCGGTGATATAGAGATAGAAAGTAAATTAGGGAAGGGGACTAAAGTTATCATCACCTTACCAGTAATTCAGCCATAA
- a CDS encoding response regulator, with product MVDDEVDILKMLSNYLRDKGYTVTTCSSGRKAINRVKNESPDLVLIDIRMIGLSGVDTIKQIERICPKTQFIIITGYAITEDVASLLEQNKRVHGYLFKPFDLNELLSRIKNIL from the coding sequence ATAGTTGATGATGAAGTTGACATTTTAAAGATGCTGTCTAACTACTTGAGAGATAAGGGCTATACAGTAACCACTTGTAGTAGTGGTCGTAAAGCCATTAATAGGGTAAAGAATGAATCACCCGACCTTGTCCTGATAGATATAAGGATGATAGGTCTGAGTGGTGTAGATACAATTAAGCAAATTGAGCGCATCTGCCCTAAAACGCAATTTATCATTATAACTGGCTATGCAATTACTGAAGATGTTGCCTCTCTATTAGAACAAAATAAAAGAGTGCATGGGTATCTGTTTAAGCCATTTGATTTAAATGAGCTGCTAAGCAGAATAAAAAATATACTATAA
- a CDS encoding outer membrane beta-barrel protein → MRICLVYTSLIALLVLGFVGHGVAGQLTIGAKASIYDPPGEAGPTPMLGAYVSYSITQYLSAEGAVEWTQYDNTTLIPMTVNMMYHPLGKKVFDPYIGGGGGYYYEKTGDDIESTIGCQSLIGLKWNPTQDFGVSFEAKYIIPDVKKPSKGGFSYGGAITGTMTTRL, encoded by the coding sequence ATGAGAATTTGTCTTGTTTATACGAGCCTCATAGCATTGCTTGTTTTGGGATTTGTAGGACATGGGGTGGCGGGTCAACTTACTATAGGGGCAAAGGCTTCTATATACGACCCACCAGGGGAGGCTGGACCTACTCCTATGCTCGGAGCGTATGTAAGCTACAGTATTACTCAATATCTGAGTGCAGAAGGAGCAGTAGAATGGACGCAATATGATAATACTACTCTTATACCTATGACTGTTAATATGATGTATCATCCATTAGGCAAAAAAGTATTTGACCCATATATTGGGGGCGGAGGTGGATATTATTATGAAAAAACTGGTGATGATATAGAATCTACTATTGGGTGCCAGTCACTTATTGGACTTAAGTGGAACCCAACTCAGGACTTTGGGGTTAGTTTTGAAGCAAAGTATATTATACCAGATGTCAAAAAGCCAAGTAAAGGTGGCTTTTCTTATGGTGGAGCAATAACAGGGACAATGACAACGAGGCTTTAA
- a CDS encoding RecX family transcriptional regulator, translating to MQITKIEIQKRNPNRRSIYVDGKFVAGVDMEVIISHRLKEGMEITKSELERIIYGESKRKGKEYALNLLSYRARSSKEIKDRLKKKGYEQRCISEVMDELEKVGLVNDIEFARTWIRERGKSRGTFKLISELTTKGIAKEVIDEVLLERKTTDTEVAQNLTKHWIKSHKYLDEKILKRRLFNFLLRRGISYDTIKELDIFNR from the coding sequence ATGCAAATTACAAAGATTGAAATCCAAAAAAGGAATCCAAACAGGCGCTCAATATATGTAGATGGTAAATTTGTAGCCGGTGTTGACATGGAAGTTATCATATCTCATAGACTAAAAGAGGGGATGGAAATTACAAAGAGTGAACTTGAGCGTATAATTTATGGAGAATCAAAAAGGAAAGGTAAAGAATATGCACTGAATTTACTCTCCTACAGGGCAAGGTCAAGTAAGGAGATTAAAGATAGACTGAAGAAAAAGGGATATGAACAGAGGTGTATAAGTGAAGTTATGGATGAGCTTGAGAAAGTTGGGCTTGTTAACGATATTGAATTTGCAAGAACATGGATTAGGGAACGCGGTAAATCAAGGGGTACTTTTAAGCTGATAAGTGAGCTAACAACAAAGGGAATTGCAAAAGAAGTAATAGACGAGGTATTATTAGAACGCAAGACTACAGACACTGAAGTTGCACAGAACTTAACTAAACACTGGATTAAGTCGCATAAATATTTAGATGAAAAAATACTTAAACGTAGATTATTTAATTTCTTATTAAGACGTGGTATAAGTTATGATACAATAAAAGAACTTGATATATTCAACCGCTAA
- a CDS encoding four helix bundle protein gives MGTYSKFEELPVWQKANELVTEIYKVTNNEAFKVDYGLKEQIRRAAVSISSNIAEGFERESKEEFIYFLYVARGSAGEVRSQLYVAKNLGYLLEEEFKRVNTLCESVSKQISGFIDYLKKTSIKGQKFISPGAKERQKFWEELKKYSKK, from the coding sequence ATGGGTACATATAGTAAGTTTGAAGAATTACCAGTATGGCAGAAGGCAAATGAACTGGTGACAGAAATTTACAAGGTTACTAATAATGAGGCTTTCAAAGTAGACTATGGCTTAAAAGAACAAATACGGAGAGCAGCTGTATCAATCTCCAGCAATATTGCTGAAGGTTTTGAGAGAGAGTCAAAGGAAGAATTTATCTACTTCCTTTATGTAGCGAGAGGGTCTGCAGGTGAAGTCCGTTCTCAACTATATGTGGCAAAAAATCTGGGTTATCTATTAGAAGAGGAGTTTAAACGAGTAAATACTCTATGTGAGTCAGTTTCAAAACAGATAAGTGGATTTATTGATTATTTAAAAAAGACCAGTATAAAAGGGCAGAAGTTTATTAGCCCAGGTGCAAAGGAGAGACAAAAGTTTTGGGAAGAGCTAAAAAAATACAGTAAAAAATGA
- the gvpA gene encoding gas vesicle structural protein GvpA — MAVEKAIASSSLVEVVDRILDKGIVIDAWVRISLVGIELLAIEARVVIASVETWLKYAEAVGLLPAEAA, encoded by the coding sequence ATGGCTGTAGAGAAGGCAATAGCGTCTTCGAGCTTAGTCGAGGTTGTCGACAGAATCCTGGATAAGGGTATAGTCATCGATGCCTGGGTCAGGATTTCATTAGTAGGTATCGAGCTACTTGCCATTGAAGCCAGGGTAGTAATAGCTTCTGTTGAGACCTGGCTAAAGTATGCTGAAGCAGTAGGTCTATTACCAGCAGAGGCAGCATAA
- a CDS encoding DUF5615 family PIN-like protein — MNIIANKNVFEPIIEFLKTEGHNVINVRGTSLSGASDDEIYKLAVKDKLIILTMDKDFERIVRFSPECCGNSS; from the coding sequence ATGAATATTATCGCTAACAAGAATGTATTTGAACCAATTATTGAGTTTCTAAAAACTGAGGGTCATAATGTAATAAATGTCAGGGGTACATCTCTTTCAGGTGCTTCAGATGACGAGATATATAAATTAGCTGTCAAAGATAAGCTTATTATTCTCACTATGGATAAAGACTTTGAGCGCATTGTTAGATTTTCGCCTGAGTGCTGTGGTAATAGTAGTTAA